In Zunongwangia sp. HGR-M22, the sequence TACCAAGAAAAAAGATCTTTTGGAAAAAGTTCGATCATACGAATTTGCAGGGAATAAAGAAGAAGATTTAGAGCATATAAAAGCTTTTATTGCGGAATGGAAAACTTTAGGTCGCGTTCCTTATAATAAGCGTTTTATTGAAGGGAAGTTTAATAAATCTTTAGATCAGTTATTTAATAAATTGGATATAAATCGTACAAAAGCTGAAATGCTGAAGTATGAAAATAAAATTCAATCGCTTAATGACGCTGATGACGATAAGAAAATTAGAAATGAGCATTTCTTCTTAACTAAGAAAATTGAAGAAACTCAAGCCGAAATTCGACAATTAGAGAATAATTTACAATTTTTCTCTAACGTAGATGACGACAATCCTTTGGTACAAGATGTTCATAAGAATATTAATGATCATAAAGCACAACTTAAAGTTTGGAGAGAAAAACTTAAAAAAGTAAAATCTCTTTATTAATTAAGAGTAAGCATCAACATAAAAGCCGGCAAATTGCCGGCTTTTATGTTGGTATTCAGTATAGTTAATTTGACTTCAACTTACATTGATTAAGATTCTAAATTAAATACTATAATTTTTTTGCTTCATTCCAAAACACATCCATTTCAGCTAAAGTCATATCTTTTAGCTTCTTTTTGTTTTCTTCAGCTTTACTTTCAAGATATTGAAAACGCTTAATAAATTTTTTATTGGTGCGTTCTAATGCATTTTCTGGATTAATATTTAGAAACCTGGCATAATTAATCATTGAGAACAATACATCTCCAAATTCGGCTTCCATTTTATCCTTATCCTCAATGTTTACCTCATCCTGAAACTCTTCTAACTCTTCCTGGACTTTCGCAAATACCTGCTCTGGATTTTCCCAATCAAAACCAACACCAGAGACTTTATCCTGAATTCTAGTGGCTTTTACCAAAGCTGGTAAAGATCTGGGAACTCCTTCCAAAACACTTTTCTTTCCCTCTTTGAGTTTTAAATTTTCCCAATTTTTCTTTACATCATCTTCGTTTTCCACTTTTACATCTCCATAAATATGAGGGTGTCTTGAAATGAGTTTCTCACAAATTCCATTCGCTACATCTGCAATATCAAAATCCTTAGTTTCGCTTCCTATTTTGGCGTAAAAAACAAGATGTAAAAAAACATCACCTAATTCTTTTCGAACTTCTTCCAGATCGTTATCCAGTATCGCATCTCCCAATTCGTAAGTTTCCTCTATCGTAAGATGCCGTAAACTTTCCATGGTTTGCTTGCGATCCCAAGGACATTTTTCCCTAAGATCGTCCATGATGGTTAATAATCTATCAAATGCTTTTAGTTGTTCTTCCCTGGAATTCATTGTAACTTTTTAAATCTAAAGTACAATTTTAAGAAGATTTAGATAGATACAACTACTTACTGTCTTTTTAATTTATAAATACAGCCTTCAGTACATTTTGGGGATTTATAAGTTGGATAGTAAACGATATAATCTGTATTTATATTCTCTAGAGCCTGATAGTACACATTCTCTGGAGATATATTTTTATTGATCGCGCAATCGTAATTTAAAACCAGCATCTTTATATCGCTATCATCAGGATGCTTAACGAGACTGTAATTACCAGTATTGCAGTTGGCAAAACCACCTTCAAAAGTACCATTTTCAAAAAAATCTATAGTGTATCCATCACTAACTGACGTCCAAGATGCTTCATCTCCTGTACTAACTTTTTCTTCTACAAGTTTCCATTTACCAACAATATGGATTTGGTCGATTGCTGAAACCGGTAATTCTTCCAAATTTTCTTCTTCCTCACTACTGCAGGAGAAAAGACATATAACAATAACAAACAGGCTAAGTAAATAAGTTTTCATAATATAAGAGTTTCTATGTAGATCCTAAATAAGCTAAAAGGTTGCGTAATATATAGTTGAGATATTGAGGTTATTAATGATTATGCTAATCTTTCACTTGATTTATAGAAAAATATAAACTGAAAATCTATAAAAATTCCAAAAATTAGGATAACCAGCCATCGTCTATAATTATTATTTGGTGTTGTCCTTACAGCAAGATTAACTCATTTATAATTTTAATGATTCCTAATTAATTATGACAAATAACATTAAAAATTGATTTTCTGTGTATTGAAAACAAATTTCTTATTGTTGTTAAATCTGAATGTTGTCCTGAAAATATATGAGTTTGTTTCCATTTCTTTATCGTCATAAGCTAAAACAAAATACTCTGGAAATGAATTCTTACATCTAGCGATAAATTCTTCTATTGTGAATTCGTATTTTGCAAACGTATGTTGACTTTCAATCTCTGGAGTAGGAATTAATTTTACGGCATTTGAATAATCGTTTATTTTAAAAAATTCACCATTATTCTTTTTAACATCTATAGAAATACTTTCTAATCTATCATTATACTTTAATGCGTAATCAACTACAATCCCCTTTTCGTAGTTTTCTTCATCTATTTTGGAATAATAGTTTAATAAAGAATCACGACTACTGGATATAAAATCAAAATAAACTAAAATTTCATTCTTATCTACAAATTGATTTATAGGGTTTGGTTTAATTATGGGAAAGTTGTCACTACTTTGATAAATTGTTGCATATTTTAATGCAATTGTATCAATAGTTATTCCTTTATCCATTATAGCCTGGATATCTGCGGAAGGTTCAGTTTCTGTATTTGCATCATCTTTATCGCATGCTGCAAACAATAAAACACAGATAAAAAATAATAACTTTCTCATAGTTCCAATTTTAATGGTTTATTATAGAGATGCTATAACAGCGACATGGTTGCGTTGCATAGACAATTTTTGCTATGATAAATTTATTCAATTAAAAAGAAAGCTAGCTAGCACTTTGCTTCGGAAAGATTATTTCAGTCGCTAATTCAATGGCGATTTATTTAGCGTAGAGATTCAATTTTGGGTAGGCCGAGACTGAATAATTTCTGGAATTACAGATATCTTCATATTCTTCTTCAGTAATTAAATCAAAATCCTGAAAATAACTGGAGAAAAGTTCAAGCTCTGCATAAGAATTCAAAATAATTACAAGACTCTCATATTTTGGTAAGGGAAAAGAAAATTCAAGTTTTGCCTCAACGTTATTGTGAGTTTCTAAAAATTCTTCAATTCTTTTTATTTTATTCCTAGTTACCATTTAGCGGGGTTAAGTAAACTAAAATACGATGCAAAAATAAAAATTTTATACGAATGATGTATAAGTTTGAAGATATAAAAAACCCTACTTAAAAAAGTAGGGTTTCACAAATAAGGGTGGAAGACCGGTTTCGAACCGGCGACCTCTGGAACCACAATCCAGCGCTCTAACCAGCTGAGCTACAACCACCATTTCAAATTGCGGTTGCAAATATATGTTATTTTATCGCTCCTGCAAAGAAAAAAATCGATTAAATAAGATCAAAAATGGAATCTACTGCTACATAGCGCTCTACAGTAAAACCTTCAGCATATTCTGTATTAATTATTCTTCCTAAATCGCGTGCTCTATAGTTTACACTGTCTAAAAAGTTATTACTAGATATAGGAGTATTCGGTTCTTTACTATTTGGATCGTAGAACTGGGTTGCATAAGTTTTTACTGCATCCATTTTCTTGTCCATATACCCCGTAACATCTACAAGCACATCTGGCTCGATTGATTTCCACTGTATATAATGAAAAACCTGTTTAGGCCGCCAGGCTTTCTGCTTATTGCCATCATTAGTAGTTTCTATCTTCATCAAACCGCTTAAAAAACAGGCATCACTAACTAGTTTTGAACCTCTACCATGATCGATATGACGATCGTCTATAGCATTACAGAAAACAATCTCTGGCTGATATTTTCTAATAATCTCTATAATTTTTAGTTGATGCGCTTTATCATTAATAAAAAATCCATCAGCAAAACTTAAATTTTCGCGCACATGAACACCTAAAATTTCAGCAGCTTTAGCCGCTTCTTTATCTCTGGTTTCCGCAGTACCACGTGTGCCAAGTTCTCCTCTTGTTAAATCTAAAATACCAACTTTTTTACCACGATCTATTTCTTTAGCCAAGGTAGCAGCACAACTTAATTCTACATCGTCTGGGTGCGCTCCTATGGCAAGAATATCTAATTTCATAAAATTTTATTTGTTTTTAATCTAGGCTAATGCCTGTTCTATATCATCAATTAATTCTTCTGCTTCTTCTATACCTACCGAAAAACGAAGCAAACCATCTTTAATCCCCTGCTCTGCTCTTTCTTCTGGACTAAGTAAACCATGCGAAGTTTTAGCAGGTGAAAGAATAGTGCTTTCAACTCCGGCTAAACTCATCGATGATTTAATAAGCTTCAGTTTTTTCTGGAATTGGTCGGGATTAATTCCTTCAACTAACTCAAAAGACAACATTCCTCCAAATCCGCTCATTTGTTTTTTTGCTATTTCGTGATCGGGATGAGAAACCAAACCAGGATAATATACTTTCGCTACCTTTTTATGATTGTATAAATATTCGGCTAAAATCATTGCATTATTATTCTGCTCCTTTACTCGAAGTCCCATGGTTTTAAGGCTTCGCTCTAAAAGCCACACCGTATAATCACTTAAATTTCCTCCTAAGTTTTTAGCCATCTGAAAGATCGTATCAATATGTGCTTCCGAAGAAATTACCGTTCCGGCGAGAATATCACTATGACCTCCCATATATTTTGTGGCCGAGTGAATTACCACATCAATACCCATATCAAGAGGATTTTGATTTACGGGTGAGGCAAATGTATTATCGATCATGCTCACTACACCTTTGCTTTCCGCTAATTTTGCTATGGCCTCAACGTCGGTAATAGTTAATAATGGATTTGAAGGCGTTTCGATATAAATAACTTTGGTATTCTCTTTAATTTCAGCTTCAAAAGAGGACAATTTTACATCCTTGGTAAAACTATATTCTATACCGAATTTATCGAATTCCTCAGTAATTAAATTACTAGTTCCGCCATACAAAGTATTCTGAAAAACCACGTGATCACCCTGGTGTAAAAATGCTAAAAGCGCGGTGCTTACAGCAGCCATTCCGCTTCCAAATATGAGTGATGCTTCCCCATGTTCTAAAGCTGCCATTTTTTTGGCCAAAGCTACCTGATTGGGTGTATTAAAATATCTAGGATATCTTTTAACTGCAACATCTTCAAAAGCATAAGATGTAGACATATAAAGCGGACTTACCGCTCCTTTAAATTCTGTATCCTCGAGTTCTCCGGCATGCGTACAAATAGTATTTATGCCCTTATATTTTTGATCCATGATTTATAATTTTAGGGATCTAATTTAAGAAGTTAGGCTTGCAATTGCTACAGTTAATTTGGGTTTCTTAATCTGCACTTTAACATCTCTTTAAAACGAAAACGTAATAAAAAATTTTGGGCCGATTAATTTACCTTTTTGTTGTGAAATTAATTTATCGCTTTACCACTGGTTTAACAGCACTAATAGGATATTTACAATAACTTAGAGCTATAAAAAAAGTTATCATGGGAAAAAATGTTTCAGACCTATTGGTCAATATGCTTGTTGAAGCAGGAGTTAAGCGCGTCTATGCAGTTACAGGAGATAGCCTAAATCCTGTTAATGATGCCGTACGCAGAGATGGTAGATTGCAATGGATTCATGTTCGCCATGAAGAAGCAGGTGCCTATGCAGCTTCAATGGATGCCGAATTAGATGGTATTGGATGTTGTATGGGTAGTAGTGGTCCCGGACATGTGCATCTTGTAAACGGTCTTTACGATGCTAACCGAGCTGGTAACCCTGTAATCGCAATCGCTTCTACAGTCCCAACTAATAAGTTGGGAACCGAAAATTTTCAGGAAACGAATGTCACAAAATTGTTTGATGACTGTAGTAAATATTGTTTTATGGCAAACACGCCAGAACAAGCCGCGCATGGTTTTCAAAGTGCAATCCAATCTGCTATACACCAAAAGGGAGTTGGAGTGGTAGGATTGCCCGGTGATATCGCCTCGGCTGACGCTGCCCATATAACAACATCTGAACAGAATTATTTCACAAATTCTAAACTCTTACCTAGTAACGAAGAACTAAAAACATTAGCTAAAGTAATTAATGAAAATAAAAAGGTGATGGTTTATTGCGGGTATGGCTGTAAGGATGCCCAAGATGAAGTAATGCAACTTGCCAAAAAACTTAATGCTCCTATGGGATTAAGCTTTAGAGGAAAAATATTTTTCGATAAAGAAAGTAATCCATATGTAGTAGGATTAAACGGACTTTTAGGTACAAAGTCTGGATTTAAGTCTATGCACGAAGCCAATGCACTAATACTTTTAGGAACAGATTTTCCTTATACAGATTTTCTCCCTGAAAAAAATACAATTATTCAAATCGATGAAAAACCAGAGCGTATAGGACGAAGAGCGAAAGTAAACTTTGGTTATCATGGTAAAATTAAAGATACTTTAGAAGCTCTAATTCCGATGTTAGAGGCTAAAAAAGACACGTCTTTTCTTGATGATATGAGAAAAGTGCACTTAGATATCGAAGAAAAATATCACAGCTACGTAAAAGAAAAAGGAGAAGATGAAAAAATTCATCCTGAATATGTAGCTTCAGTTATCGATGAAATAGCTAATGATGATGCGATATTCACTGTAGATACAGGCATGAGTGCCGTTTGGGCAGCGCGTTATCTAAAGGGAAAGAAAAATAGATATTTAACGGGTTCTTTTAATCATGGATCGATGGCAAATGCTATGCCTATGGCTATTGGCGCTGGTTTGGGCCATCCAGATCGTCAGGTTATTGCTTTTTGCGGGGACGGAGGAATTTCAATGCTATTGGGTGATTTAATGACTATTAGTCAATATAAAATTCCGGCTAAAATTATCATTTTTAATAATTCCTCATTAGGAATGGTAAAATTAGAAATGCAGGTAGAAGGTTATCCCGAATGGCAGACAGATATGGTAAATCCAGATTTCGCCATGATTGCTAAAGCTATGAATATCGAAAGTTGGGTGGTAAAAAGTCCATCTAATGTTAGACAAGCATTGGCTGAAGCTTTTGCGTATGACGGACCTGCAGTGGTTAACATTTTTACCGATCCTGACGCTTTAGCGATGCCCCCTGAAATTAAGTTTGAACAAATAAAAGGTTTTGCGAAAACCATGGGTAAAATGATGATAAATGGAAAATCTGCAGATGTAATTGATACCGCTAAATCTGATGCTAAATATTTGAAAGAGCTATTTTAACCTCAAAAATTGATCTAGGTTAATAGTTCTGGTTAAATATGAGTTAAAGATAAAACTGCAAAATTACAGCTATTTGATTTCAATTAGTTTTGCCAAAAATAGTTAGAATGAATACTACAGAAATAAAAGCATTTGGTGCTAAATCTAAAACAGCATCTTTAGAAGAATTAAACATTGAAAGAAGAGAAACCTTAGCCGATGATGTAGAAATCGATATTCTATATTGCGGCGTATGTCATAGCGATATACATACCGTACGAAACGATTGGGGAGGTTCTAAATATCCAGTAGTGCCAGGTCACGAAATTGTTGGTAGAGTAATTAGCGTTGGAGATAAGGTTTCTAAATTTAAGGAAGGTCAGCTTGTAGGTGTTGGCTGTATGGTAGATTCTTGTCAGCATTGCGATTCTTGCAAAGACGGATTAGAACAATACTGTGAGAATGGTATGGTGGGAACTTATAACGGAAAAGATAAACACCTTGGCGGTCATACTTACGGTGGATATTCAGAAAAAATTATTGTAGATCAAAAATTTGTTTTGGATGTGCCAGAAACTTTAGATGCTAAAGCAGTGGCGCCATTACTTTGCGCAGGGATAACTACATGGTCACCATTAAGAAATTGGAATGTAAAAGAAGGTGATAAAGTTGGTGTTATTGGTTTAGGAGGATTGGGCCATATGGGTATAAAATTCGCCCACGCTCTTGGCGCTAAAGTGGTAATGATTACAACCTCTCCTGGCAAAAGTGAAGATGCTAAGAGATTAGGAGCAGATGAAGTTCTTATTTCTAAAGACGCCGAACAAATGGCTGAGCATAAAGCTAGTTTTGATTTTCTACTGAATACCGTTCCTGTAAAGCACGATATCAATCCATATATAGGTCTGCTTAAAAGAGATGCTACTATGGTTTTAGTTGGCGCAATTGAACCATTAGAATTCCATGGTGGCGGAGTGATTGCCGGAAGAAAAAGTATTGCAGGATCTTTGATCGGAGGAATTAAAGAAACTCAAGAAATGTTAGATTTCTGTGGAGAACACGACATCGTTTCGGATATAGAAATGATCGATATGCAAAATATCAATGAAGCCTATGATCGTGTAACCAGTAACGATGTTAAATATCGTTTTGTAATCGACATGCAGTCATTAAAAAACTAATTAAGCTGAAATTATTTTTTCAATATTAGGGAAAAAATATAACATTTTTTTATCTAAACTGCCTTTGAGTTATAATCCGCGGATGTGTAATTTAAAGGCAGTTTTAATTTTAATCAAAAAACATAATCATGAGCATATTTTCATCGCTATTGGGCAACGCCGGGGCTATTAGTAAAGAGAAACTGGAAGAGAAATATCATAAGCTATTAATCCCTTCAGAGAATATAGAAGCTGGATTTAAATTAATTAGAGATACTTTTATATTCACCAATAAAAGATTAATTCTGGTAGATATTCAGGGTTTAACTGGAAAGAAAACCGAATATTTTTCAGTGACTTATAAAAGTATAAGTCGGTTTAGCGTAGAAACCGCCGGAAGTTTTGATTTGGATGCTGAACTAAAAATTTGGATTTCTGGGGAACAAAATCCTTCTATAAGTAAAAGGTTCAATACAAGTGTCGATATTTATGAAGTACAGAAAATACTGGCCTCTTTTGTTCTTTAATTGTCTCTCTAAGAATCGCAAAATTAAATTTAACCGAATAGATATCCATATTTTCAGTAATAGATCCCAGACTTATTTGGCATACAATTATTCACTTCAGTCACATAGTGAACATTGCGATTGACCGACAAGTTTACCCTCAGTATTTGTTTCGTATTTACAGCATTCTTTAAAGCGATTTTTCATTATCTTTTTTGATCTTCGAATAAGCGCTTTAGCATTCGCCAGTGAAAGACTTGCTAATTCTGCGGCTTCCTTTTGTGGTTTTCCATCAACATAAACGAGCTTCATAAGCCTGCGATTTTTTTCTGGCAACTCGTTCAAAAATTTATCAAAACAACAAACTTGAGTAAAAGGACTAGAATCCTCTTCTGAATTCTGGAATCTTATGTCCCTTACACAATATACCGAGTCTTTAAAGTAATCGTTAATCTCATTTCTAATAATCTGAAAGATCCAGGATTTCAATTTACCTGGATTTTTCAGTTTATCTAAGTTTTTATGAATTTTTATAAACGAATTTTGTAGAATATCATTAGTATGCTCTTCATTCTTTACTCTTTTCAGAATAAAGAAATAAAACTCGATATGGTATTTTTCCCAAATTTCTCTGGTATTCATACACTTATAATTCTTTGCCGCAGCAAGAACATTTATCACAATTGCATTCTTTACACGGGCAATTAGCAGCGGCGCAATTTATACAATTACATTTATCGCATTCGCACTGGGTACAATTACATTTACTCATATCTACAGGTTTTTATTTGTAGACTGAAAATGCTATAAAAAGATACAATTTTACATATAAAATTTATCCATTACCATTAAAACCAGGATAGCATGTCATTCCGCCATCCACAAATATTGTTGTACCGTTAATGTATTCAGATTCATCAGATGCCAGCCAGGATGCTACACTGCCAATGTCTTCAGGTTCTCCAATTTCGTCATAAGGAATCACCTTTTTCATTTTTTTACGGCCTTCTTCAGTACTCCAAACATCTTTATTAATTTCAGTTTTAATAGCGCCCGGGGCAATGCTATTACAGCGTATTTTTCTAGACGCATATTCCTGGCAGATACTTTTCATTAACATTTCAATTCCTCCCTTAGATGCTGCATAATTTGCATGCCCGGCCCAAGGAATAATCTCGTGTACCGAACTCATAGTTATAATTTTCCCAAGAGATTTAGAAACTTTTGGTCGCATACCTCGATTCAGAAATTCGATAATCGCTTCTTTACAGCAAAGAAATTGTCCCGTAAGATTTAGAGCTATTACCTGGTTCCATTGATCTAATGTCATTTTATGCAATTCAGCATCTTGTTGCATTCCTGCATTAGGGACGCAAATATCTATAGTCCCAAATTTGTCTATTCCTTTTTTAAAAAGTTGCTTTACTTCTTTTTCTTTACTTACATCTGCCTTTACTACTATGGTCTCTCCACCTGCTTTACACTCGCTTATTTCGTTAGCGACATCTTCAGCTTCTTCTTTACTAGAATGATAATTTATAACAATATTTGCGCCTTCTTTGCCCATAGCCAATGCTACGGCTTTACCTATGCCAGAACTGGATCCTGTGATAATAGCAGTCTGTCCTTCTAGTCTTTTATTGGGTGTATGCATAACTTTTTTATTTAAAGTTAGCCGAATTAAAAACTAAACTATGTTATTCAGACGTTAATTTCTTGTATACGCCATTGCTCCATCCGAATCCGTCTTGGGTTGGATATTCCCCGCCTCCACTTTCCTTAGATAAATCTTCCACATTATATTTTTCAGTCATTTTGTAGGTATTTTTATATACCTTTTCATTTAGATTAATCCAACGATCTTTTATTGTATCGGCTAAATCTAAAATTTGATAATTCTGAAGTGCTTTGTAAGATATCCATTGCAAAGGTGCCCATCCATTGGGCGCGTCCCATTGCTGGCCACTATGATTTGGTGTGCTCACTATTCCTCCTTTTTTCAATAATTCAGTTTTTAAAGTTTCAGCAGCTTTTTGGGCTTTATCTTCCGTAGGGATTTCAAAAAACAAAGGGTAAATGCCGGCAGCAGAAATTACGGATGTTTGCTCTTGCTTTACAAAATCGTAATCTTTATAAAATGCGCTTGAAGCATTCCAAAAATACTTATCGATAGCTTTTTTTCTAATTTCGGCTAGTTCTTTAAATTCCTTTGATAGATCTGGCTGGCCGCTAATAAGATAAGCTTTAGCCAAGGTTTTCTCTAAGTGATACAAAAGGCTATTTAGGTCGATTGGTAAAATAGCTGTGGTATGAATATCTTTAAGGTCAAATTTGCCATTTTCATCAGGTTTTATCCATCGGCTAGAAAAATCCCAACCCGATTCGGCTGCTGCTCTTAAATCTCTGTAAACTTGTTCTTTCGTTAAATTATCGGTTTCTTTTACGGCAGCTTCAGCTGTTTTTAAGTCTTCTCGATAACTTTCAGGTCTAGGTGTATTTTTGTTATCGTAATAGCGATTCAAGATACTTCCGTTCGGCATCCGAACAACTCTTTTATAAACCGAATTATTTTCAGAAAGTTGATTCTCGCCTTCCATCCAAAACCGATATTCTTTTTCCAATTCAGATAAAAAAGAAGTGTAAATTGAATCTCCTTTTTCTTCAGCTAATAAATCGACCATTAACGCATAAAATGGAGGTTGAGAACGGCTAAGATAATAGGTACGGTTTCCGTTGGGAATAAAGCCATATTCGTTAATTAGATAAGAAAAATTGTCTACCATTTGCTGGATCATTTCTATTTCTCCATCTACTTGCAAACCAAGCATCGTAAAATAACTATCCCAATAATAGATTTCTCTAAAACGACCACCGGGAACAATGTAGGGACGTGGCAAAGGAATTAGTGTACCCGAAATTTTACGATCTGCGGGGCGCTTTAAAACCGACCATAACTTTGTAATATGCGCATCGATAGCTGAAGAATCTGTTTTATATTCTTGACGCTTTTCTTCCCCAGGAATGTGAAAATTTTGTTTTAAAAATTGAAGAATATAGGTATTCGAAGAATCTTTGATATTGCTGTATTCAGATTTGATAGAATCTAAAGAACGCTTGGGTAAAGCATCAACAAAAGTTTTACTATCTGAAAATAAGTTCTCATTTTGCTGAATGTCATAAAAAAGATCCCCATAAAGCTGCTCGGGCGGAAGAATACTAATTTCTTGGACTAAAACCTTTTCTTCTTTGCTTTTATCTTTACAAGAAATTGATATAAAAGCAATTACAAAGAATAAGATACTATATGGTTGAAATCTTCGCATATTTAAAAATTCAATTAGAAGTTTTATAAATATAACCAAGATCGGCAAATTCTAAGAATTTAAGTTTGCTTATCTGAATGCTGTCTTCTCCTGATGCGATGCATTCCTTCATAAAAAAAACGACTACTGTCGATTTTTTTAACTTGAACATCCTCAGCATTTCCTGTATCCAAATCACGAGTTTCAGGTATTCCACTACAAGAAACTAGAGAAACGCTTACTAATAAAATTAAAAATAAGGTAAATTTCATCGAATTATTTCATGAATAACTTATACAATAATACGCTGCAGCAGCGCACGGGAGAATACCCAGGCAAGGGGATATTCAATAAAAAAGCATGGTAAAATTTAGAAAGGA encodes:
- a CDS encoding PH domain-containing protein — translated: MSIFSSLLGNAGAISKEKLEEKYHKLLIPSENIEAGFKLIRDTFIFTNKRLILVDIQGLTGKKTEYFSVTYKSISRFSVETAGSFDLDAELKIWISGEQNPSISKRFNTSVDIYEVQKILASFVL
- a CDS encoding SDR family oxidoreductase, yielding MHTPNKRLEGQTAIITGSSSGIGKAVALAMGKEGANIVINYHSSKEEAEDVANEISECKAGGETIVVKADVSKEKEVKQLFKKGIDKFGTIDICVPNAGMQQDAELHKMTLDQWNQVIALNLTGQFLCCKEAIIEFLNRGMRPKVSKSLGKIITMSSVHEIIPWAGHANYAASKGGIEMLMKSICQEYASRKIRCNSIAPGAIKTEINKDVWSTEEGRKKMKKVIPYDEIGEPEDIGSVASWLASDESEYINGTTIFVDGGMTCYPGFNGNG
- a CDS encoding NAD(P)-dependent alcohol dehydrogenase encodes the protein MNTTEIKAFGAKSKTASLEELNIERRETLADDVEIDILYCGVCHSDIHTVRNDWGGSKYPVVPGHEIVGRVISVGDKVSKFKEGQLVGVGCMVDSCQHCDSCKDGLEQYCENGMVGTYNGKDKHLGGHTYGGYSEKIIVDQKFVLDVPETLDAKAVAPLLCAGITTWSPLRNWNVKEGDKVGVIGLGGLGHMGIKFAHALGAKVVMITTSPGKSEDAKRLGADEVLISKDAEQMAEHKASFDFLLNTVPVKHDINPYIGLLKRDATMVLVGAIEPLEFHGGGVIAGRKSIAGSLIGGIKETQEMLDFCGEHDIVSDIEMIDMQNINEAYDRVTSNDVKYRFVIDMQSLKN
- a CDS encoding trans-sulfuration enzyme family protein, coding for MDQKYKGINTICTHAGELEDTEFKGAVSPLYMSTSYAFEDVAVKRYPRYFNTPNQVALAKKMAALEHGEASLIFGSGMAAVSTALLAFLHQGDHVVFQNTLYGGTSNLITEEFDKFGIEYSFTKDVKLSSFEAEIKENTKVIYIETPSNPLLTITDVEAIAKLAESKGVVSMIDNTFASPVNQNPLDMGIDVVIHSATKYMGGHSDILAGTVISSEAHIDTIFQMAKNLGGNLSDYTVWLLERSLKTMGLRVKEQNNNAMILAEYLYNHKKVAKVYYPGLVSHPDHEIAKKQMSGFGGMLSFELVEGINPDQFQKKLKLIKSSMSLAGVESTILSPAKTSHGLLSPEERAEQGIKDGLLRFSVGIEEAEELIDDIEQALA
- a CDS encoding sigma-70 family RNA polymerase sigma factor, which translates into the protein MNTREIWEKYHIEFYFFILKRVKNEEHTNDILQNSFIKIHKNLDKLKNPGKLKSWIFQIIRNEINDYFKDSVYCVRDIRFQNSEEDSSPFTQVCCFDKFLNELPEKNRRLMKLVYVDGKPQKEAAELASLSLANAKALIRRSKKIMKNRFKECCKYETNTEGKLVGQSQCSLCD
- a CDS encoding thiamine pyrophosphate-dependent enzyme, encoding MGKNVSDLLVNMLVEAGVKRVYAVTGDSLNPVNDAVRRDGRLQWIHVRHEEAGAYAASMDAELDGIGCCMGSSGPGHVHLVNGLYDANRAGNPVIAIASTVPTNKLGTENFQETNVTKLFDDCSKYCFMANTPEQAAHGFQSAIQSAIHQKGVGVVGLPGDIASADAAHITTSEQNYFTNSKLLPSNEELKTLAKVINENKKVMVYCGYGCKDAQDEVMQLAKKLNAPMGLSFRGKIFFDKESNPYVVGLNGLLGTKSGFKSMHEANALILLGTDFPYTDFLPEKNTIIQIDEKPERIGRRAKVNFGYHGKIKDTLEALIPMLEAKKDTSFLDDMRKVHLDIEEKYHSYVKEKGEDEKIHPEYVASVIDEIANDDAIFTVDTGMSAVWAARYLKGKKNRYLTGSFNHGSMANAMPMAIGAGLGHPDRQVIAFCGDGGISMLLGDLMTISQYKIPAKIIIFNNSSLGMVKLEMQVEGYPEWQTDMVNPDFAMIAKAMNIESWVVKSPSNVRQALAEAFAYDGPAVVNIFTDPDALAMPPEIKFEQIKGFAKTMGKMMINGKSADVIDTAKSDAKYLKELF
- the bshB1 gene encoding bacillithiol biosynthesis deacetylase BshB1, translating into MKLDILAIGAHPDDVELSCAATLAKEIDRGKKVGILDLTRGELGTRGTAETRDKEAAKAAEILGVHVRENLSFADGFFINDKAHQLKIIEIIRKYQPEIVFCNAIDDRHIDHGRGSKLVSDACFLSGLMKIETTNDGNKQKAWRPKQVFHYIQWKSIEPDVLVDVTGYMDKKMDAVKTYATQFYDPNSKEPNTPISSNNFLDSVNYRARDLGRIINTEYAEGFTVERYVAVDSIFDLI
- the treF gene encoding alpha,alpha-trehalase TreF; this encodes MRRFQPYSILFFVIAFISISCKDKSKEEKVLVQEISILPPEQLYGDLFYDIQQNENLFSDSKTFVDALPKRSLDSIKSEYSNIKDSSNTYILQFLKQNFHIPGEEKRQEYKTDSSAIDAHITKLWSVLKRPADRKISGTLIPLPRPYIVPGGRFREIYYWDSYFTMLGLQVDGEIEMIQQMVDNFSYLINEYGFIPNGNRTYYLSRSQPPFYALMVDLLAEEKGDSIYTSFLSELEKEYRFWMEGENQLSENNSVYKRVVRMPNGSILNRYYDNKNTPRPESYREDLKTAEAAVKETDNLTKEQVYRDLRAAAESGWDFSSRWIKPDENGKFDLKDIHTTAILPIDLNSLLYHLEKTLAKAYLISGQPDLSKEFKELAEIRKKAIDKYFWNASSAFYKDYDFVKQEQTSVISAAGIYPLFFEIPTEDKAQKAAETLKTELLKKGGIVSTPNHSGQQWDAPNGWAPLQWISYKALQNYQILDLADTIKDRWINLNEKVYKNTYKMTEKYNVEDLSKESGGGEYPTQDGFGWSNGVYKKLTSE
- the mazG gene encoding nucleoside triphosphate pyrophosphohydrolase, whose protein sequence is MNSREEQLKAFDRLLTIMDDLREKCPWDRKQTMESLRHLTIEETYELGDAILDNDLEEVRKELGDVFLHLVFYAKIGSETKDFDIADVANGICEKLISRHPHIYGDVKVENEDDVKKNWENLKLKEGKKSVLEGVPRSLPALVKATRIQDKVSGVGFDWENPEQVFAKVQEELEEFQDEVNIEDKDKMEAEFGDVLFSMINYARFLNINPENALERTNKKFIKRFQYLESKAEENKKKLKDMTLAEMDVFWNEAKKL